The genomic region GCCAGGTCGTTGCCATGTTGAAATGGGGCAGCTGCCCATTTCGGCCACCCTCGGCAGCGTGCCTTTTCTTTCGGGTCAACCCTTCGGGGTCCGGCACCCTGCCTCTCCTCTGGGGTCCTAAGCCGCACACTGGCGGCAGCCGCTTATTGGCGAATCTCTGGGGTCACGGCCACCGCCTGAGTGCTCCTGAGTGCTCGCCGTGCTTACGGGTCCCGGTCACCTGCGGCAGCGTGCCCTTATACGTATTCCTTTGGGGTCTGACACCCTGCCTTTCCTCCGGGTCCTGGCCTTCGTGCCAGCCTCCGCTGGCCGTCTTCCGGGTCGGCACAAAGGCCTTTCGGGGTCCGCAGACACCGAGAGCGGGGTATGAATGGTTTGTTTAAATCCAGCTACCTATCCTCTCCCCCGCTCCCGGTGACTGCATTCTTTCGGGTCCTGTGCAAGCCATTCTCTTGGGTCCGTGCAGGTCAGCCCGCCACCAGGCCCTCTCCCCATTGGCTCATTCTATCCCCAAACCTGGTCCTATCCATGAAGATTCCAGTACCTATCCGCAGCCCAGCCTCGTGGCAGGCCAGCTCTAAGGTCAAGCCTCCGCTCGTTGTATCCGTTCCGTTCCGCTACCGGTCGCTCCGCTGGGCCAGCGGCCCAATTTAAGGCATTCCTCTTAAGCCGGGGCCGCAAGCCCCGCTCCACTCCCTCACGCTACACTACACTCCATCAACCAGCTCCGGCCTACCGGGGTATTCCTTTGGGGTCTAGGCCGCACCTTGCCGCAGACCGACTTAGATGTAGCCTCTGGGGTCACCGATCTGCGGCAAAGTGCTCGCATTGCTCTGGGGTCCTAGTGCCGCTGCAGCGGCCCACTGTAGCACCGAGAAGCGGGCTGCCTACCCTGGCGGCGGCTGCCGCGGTCAGCCCCAACCCTCCAAACCTCCCGCCCCAGGCTTTGGGCCGGGAGGCTTCCGCCTTTGGTGCACAACTGAAGGTGACTCTCCCATGTCTCTCCATTGTACTGCGCCTTTGCCGCTGCTCCCCGCTGCTACAGCTTCCTGCTGGTGCAACGGCACCTGCCACCGCCGGGATTTTCCGGCACCCCTGTTGCAGGTCATCCTCCTATGGTGCCGAAAAATCCAGCTTTACGGTTGTCCAAACTGCAGCGTCAATGCCGGAGCCATCAAGGGCCGCTGCGAAAAATTTTATGCTCCTCTAGGGAGCGAACAATTGGGGTCAGGACCATAAAATTTTTCTCCGCTTTCCGGGCACGGCCCTCCACCCTTGACAGCCCCGGCACCGGCTCCGTGGTTCTATAAGAAAATGGGAGGTTGTTAGGTATGCTGAGAAAGTTACTGGGTAAGGTGGATGAAGGTCGGTTTAGTCGGGCATTGGCGGGTCTTGCTGCTGGCTGGCAGTTTGAAGTGGGTTATCGGGTCTTTGGTCAGCGGGGTGTGGAAGTACGAGGCTTTGTGAAGTATGGCCGCAAGCAGTACACAGTAGCCATCTCCCCCAAAGGGGCCTGGTGCAGCTGCTCCGATGTGGTCTACCGGGGTACCCTCTGCAAGCACATCGCCTTCGTTGCAATGGCCGAGCTAGCCTACTACGCTGCCGAGCGTAGTGCCCATCGGGAACCCCAGGAGGTACGCCCCGGCACCTAGCCGGGGCAGCCCGGCGGGGCCGGGCTTTAGCTGCGGCTGCAGTTTTGCCCATGCTGCAGTTGCCCGGCTTAATACCCCTTATGTCAGTATATAGGTGTGTTACTATTTACATTCGTGCATACTATATAGTGAAGGCTGTATAGGTTCGGACTATACAGCCATAGATTCCAACGGGCTGCTGAGGATTGGAACCTCGGCAGCCTTTTCATTATCTCTTTACCTGGTCAAGATCCGCAATCTGCAGGGAAATATGGTCATCACACAATCCCTTCAAATATCCGGCCTTTTGCCTGTCTACAATGCCTAAAACTACCGTTTTTCCCAACTGTCTAGCCATATTGACGGCCGGTTCGTAGTCAGTATCGGCACTTAACAGGATTGCTTCATCGTAGGCATTGAAAAACGCTAAAGACACTAAATCTACAGCGATGTTAACATCAGTGCCTTTCTCGGTGTAAATATCTTGACCACTAGCATCCTTTCCAACAACCTGTAAATAACCAATTTTGGCAATGCAATTAGGAACCTGTTTGTTTAAAGTATCCACAAAATGCTTGGTAGAAGCTGCCTTTTGTTTATCGTTGTCACTTGCCGCGGTGTAATAATATAATCTTTGTAAATTACCATTTCGCTTTCCAGCTAAATAGTTGGCTAGTTTGGAATAATCAATTCTCTGCTGACTCCCACCATATAGATTGGTTACAGCTTTCTCAAAGTTATTCCCGTCTATGAAGACCATAACTCTTTTCAAAAAAATTCCTCCAAGAAAGACTAAAGGCACTAGCTTCTAATGCCAGCGCCCGTCCGTTTGTCTCTTGCCAATTGAACTTCCATTATCCAATTGGCGATTTTCTCTTTTGAGGAACATCTCCCAGTGATGTTCCTGTTGCTCTCTGCGAGCTTAAGTCCGAACCTTAAGCTTAAATTCATTATAAAGACCTGTCCCTTTATGTGTCAATAAGAAAAGCCCGTTCCTATCAGGGTTTTCTAAGAAGGAGAACTTTATTCCAAGAGGTGAGTTTTAAAATAATAAATCACTGGTCCAAGACAAGTTTCTAAACTGATAATTCCCGGGAATCATCACAATATCCTTCTGTTTACAAATTGGCAGTTGCTCCAGCTGATATCTTTCTCTGAAAATTTCCTACCAGCACAAAACCGGCCCCGTTGGGCCGGCTGTTTATTTTCTATCCCTCTACAGTTGTTTAACCCCAGGAAATTCAAGCACCTTGTTATCCCGTTCCAGCCCCTGCCTGCGCTTTTGTAATATCTCCTGCAGACTTGCCATACCCGATTCAGTCAGCCCTGGCCCAAACTCCACCTGAATGGCGGCGGAATGAAAGAGCAGGTCAAAGAGTGCTTCGTGTTTCTGGGCTTCCTCCAGCATCCCCCGCTCCGTGTAGAAGTTCTTTGCCACCGTGAGTGCCGTAAATAAGGTACAAACCTCGTCACCTTCTAACTTAATCAACCGAAATTCCACTCCTTTGCCACCGCCCCTGGCGGTAAATCCTCCGGTTCTCCTTCAATAAATTGAAAGAGCCCACCATCCTCCGGCTCGTCCAAGCTATCCTCGGCCTTTGCTATAGCCGGGGGTTTGTCCAGCAGGCTCACCTGCACTGGGTTAATCTGCACCGTCACTGGCTCGTTGGGCTTGAATTGCTTTAGCTCCAGTAAATTCTCATCCGTTAGTTCGATATCATCCAGCAGCACCCGGATGGCTTGTGCCCAACCATCGGTCAGGGTCCGGTTGGCGATTTCAATTTTCTTGATCCGTGCCTTAAAGTCTGCTTGTCGCATAGTCTATACTCCCTCCTGTTGTTTGTCAATCATTTACAATTTGCTGCACCACTACCTCTGCCCGCTCTGGGATTCCCCTCTTTAGGCTGGCAAAGAGTTTCACCACCTGCCGGTCATCTTGCCAGGCAATACCATTTAACCCATCACTGATGGCCTTCACATAGTTGTCCAAATCACCGGGTCGGCGGCTAAAGTAGAATTTTACCCCCAACGCCACCGGCCCCGTAAGGGGCTGGGGGAAAAGGTTTTTGGCATAAAGACCCACCGCCCTTTCATACTCCCGGCAGTTTTGCGGTGTGTAGATGTTCCCATGCTTGCCCACCCTGGGTCGATGCTTTGGTACCGGTCGCCCGGGGATGGTAAAGTGTATCATGCTAATTTCTCACCTCCAACCTCTCACTTCCCGCCTCTCAGGCCAGCCGGTAATCCGGCCCCTCACAGCGTAGCAGCCTCCCTCGACACATGGCAAAAAGCCTGCTGGCGGTGGCATCGCCGATTTTTTCCGCCAGGGTGTCCATATCTTCGTTGCTGGTAAAGCAGGTGGGCAGG from Desulfotomaculum nigrificans DSM 574 harbors:
- a CDS encoding SWIM zinc finger family protein: MLRKLLGKVDEGRFSRALAGLAAGWQFEVGYRVFGQRGVEVRGFVKYGRKQYTVAISPKGAWCSCSDVVYRGTLCKHIAFVAMAELAYYAAERSAHREPQEVRPGT
- a CDS encoding NYN domain-containing protein, which translates into the protein MKRVMVFIDGNNFEKAVTNLYGGSQQRIDYSKLANYLAGKRNGNLQRLYYYTAASDNDKQKAASTKHFVDTLNKQVPNCIAKIGYLQVVGKDASGQDIYTEKGTDVNIAVDLVSLAFFNAYDEAILLSADTDYEPAVNMARQLGKTVVLGIVDRQKAGYLKGLCDDHISLQIADLDQVKR
- a CDS encoding RusA family crossover junction endodeoxyribonuclease; the protein is MIHFTIPGRPVPKHRPRVGKHGNIYTPQNCREYERAVGLYAKNLFPQPLTGPVALGVKFYFSRRPGDLDNYVKAISDGLNGIAWQDDRQVVKLFASLKRGIPERAEVVVQQIVND